TCTGTCCGTCTAACTACTTTCCGTGCCAGTGGCTACACcagtgggttttttttttagtctatTCCCAATTGAATTGTTCTATGCATGATTTATGCTGTAGGCTATATTTCTTCAGCAATCACGAGAGTTAACTTACGTAAAACATGTAAGTGGCAATTCTGTCGCCCATTGCAAGTTCGCGAGGAGGCATCTTTTCCAACTGTAAAGTATGTTAAGTCCATTGGGTCGTATAGGTGATACAGTCAAATGTCAATTGTAATAGTCAGTGTCGACAGCAGTTTAAGGTATGAACgcaggaaaaataaattgagcaGGCATGAAATATGTGATGCGCCAGTATAAGTATTATACATCTAATTTATAACCACGAAACTGAAAATGATTCGAACGTCAGCGAACTGAAAACAAATAGCTATAGTTTGTATATGGTGAGAAGCTATGTAGTATACTGGTCTGTGGCAAATTGTAGCTTGACTTTCATGGTTGACTAGTTGAATAAAATGATATCGTAAAAGTCGACCACATTTTACTATCTGGCGAATAAAAATAGTTCACAAAttccaaataaaaatggacATCCTGAGATGAGAGTGAGAGGAACAAAGTTCTTAAGATGGTTTTGATCAAATAAGAAACTTCGCGATCGAAGAGTAGTAAACGGAGAAAATGCATCCAACCGTATTCAATCGTCTTTTACCACTGCCATAGTTAAGGCGGTCGTTTGAAGGTGACCGTTAATTTTTAGAATCGTGTCAGTAAGATTGTGTACGTGATCATTGGACTCTGGAAAAGAAGCAACTTTTGGGCGTGTTCTATAGTGACTTAGAGACTTATTGGTCGCTTGCAACAttattatcaaaatgaaaatacatGTTATCGAggagaaaattaaattaaaattaacttgCTATACTGGCGCATCACTaccgaaataaaatcaaacaaatttttattaccTCGAAATCCGCTTTGTCTTTCATTAGATAGTCATGATGAGGTGAGTAATGTCCGCCAATCCCGTAGTTAGCAACCTAATCGTcagtaattaaaaacaaaataataaaaaagggaatgaGCGTGAGATAAACTATCTGTAGGCTACCaataaaaaattcgatttcGATTCAAACCTGAAGGAGTTCTGCTTCGTCGCGAATAGGATCGGTTTTCAAGCCAGTGATTAGTCCAATCCGCCGGGAAAGACGATTTAGTAAGGGGTGTAAACCCTCTGGAAGCCAGGCCGTTTTCGAGGTCCTAACATTTGAAACTTCGTGCCCCACGCCAAGTTTCCCTTGCACCATCGATCGAGCCAACTGCATTTACACACACGACGTCATTTTTAGAACAAAgcgatactttttttttcaattttatagtTACCAGTGGTTTGGCTAATTCCTTGATTGTTTCGATTTCTTCGTCACTCAGTACATCGTGAAATGTGTAAATCGCAGGCTCGAATGAATGTTGTTCGATTTTGATGGGCAtcaggagaaaataaaattgatggcGAGTATCGTACCAGCATTTCAGCTCCGCCAGGAGTTTGTCattcttcaaaaaataaaaacgaattcaTTAATTGATGTAATCCTACCAAAACTACCAAAATTActataattaaattattttcaataattagGTTATCCCGTATTGCTGTACAACATACCagtagtctttcgcccctacaCAATGCGTTAAAGTTGGAAGCGTCGTCCTGATCGCTGATGTGTTTCCCGAGATTGTACTTCCGACTGCGAATAATCTCACTCCGCTGGACCACAGCCGGTCTCTCCCTCAGAGGTAAGTCGAACGAATTGGTGTGCGATAGCACGGCCATCGGTTTCCGTTGTTTCGTTTGCTGCAAGGTGTCATCGtgctaaaaatgaaatgaaaatgacgcGATCAAAAATACATGAAAAACCGAATGCTAAAAATCAATACATACCATGTTGATGGCGTGCTGAATGAATTCCATCACCTGGTCCTGCCTAatggttttgttattttccagCCCGGCTAGAATATAAGACTCTTCGAACCACTCGACCGCTCGTGCGTATGCGCCGGCATTGAAGGCGTGTTTGCCCATGAACAAGCAATCTTGGGCGGTCAGTTCTGTATACGGAGGAAAGTGAACACAATAATATAGCGGTAAAAATAGTGCCGCATCAACGACGAGTGCTTGTGAAAGATGAAAACACACATTATACAGTACCTGCACGCGTTTGTCTACCCCAGAGGTTTCCTCGAGCCAATTGAGTCATGTTCAGCTCGTAAGTGTCTTGTAGACACCGAAGAAATCCTCTTCTTTCGGAAATTTCGCCCCCATGCGAACGCGTTCCAACTGTCGCAGAGCGTCTATCGTTGTTCACAAGAACGCAATAAGCTTTAATATTTCAGTATatatgttttctttattccacTATGATCGCAAATATACTTCGCCAGTTGTCagctttgatttctttttctaccgtCTGCCAATCGAAGTAAAGACGTTTCATCAATCGGTAAGCATGAATGGGATTTCCTGCCACCCGTTCGATGAATTCCTCCTCGCTAGCCGCTTTTTCCTCGACCACGCTCTGGTAATCCTCAAGATAGCTAATAATACGAGCATGATGTAATTTGAGTATCAGATTCGGTTGTATTTCTACGCGAAAATGTCCGTAAATAATTATAGGTATGGACTTACTGTCGAATGATCGATAATTTAGCTTCCGTCTGGGCGACCAATTCTCCCAACACATTGACTACTTTTTGTTCAAGGCGAAAGGTGTTTGCCAAATCGGCCGAAGCGGAAAACATGTCACCGGAAACTGGCCGGGTTCCTAATATCACCAGCAGCGTTGTTATTATCAGAAAAATTGGGCCcatcttttctcttctgtttAATGATAATctgcaaggaaaaaaaaaaaaaaaaaaaaaaacagataatTTTCAGTCAACACCTTGATAGAACCATTTTATAAGAGGAAAAGTTCTAGAGAAATGCGGTCATTTGTGGTTGCGCGTAAAGTCCCAATGGGCCATCACAACGATCGGAGAACTATTTGTGGTACATAATTAATGATCTTATCGCTGGCTATACAGTACTTCGCATTCTTAAAAATGATCACTTCTTATAATAAGCATTTATATAGAAAAATGGGCTGGTCTCcagaaaagaacaaacataaCGAGTCATAAATTGCAAAATATttgatagaaaataaaattatacacAATGAGATagacattattttcttttagttcCTTACCGAAACTGAGAATAGATAGTCAGTTTTATGTCTTACATGGCTAACTACATGTCCCATTTCTCGTTGGTTCATAGCAAATAGTTGCATGCACAAAACACCACGTACCGGTATTCCATTATGGTGATTTCTGTCCAAGCAAATGTGTTTTGCGGTAACCATTGAAATTCAACAAAACGTGAACACCAAAGCACACATCACAATACATTCACCATATCTCCCATAGAGACAATACGCAGCAGTATATCTATCCCATATAGAGACGCGCGTTACCTTTCGGGCTGTTTTCTTTGGTCCTTTGTTGCTGAGGATTGCGAGATAACTGACTGTAGCGAATTCAAAAGCTTTTAGAAACGCTTTTGTTCAACTCGTGCTTGGAATATACCGTTAGGTAACTTTTGCGACTACAGTGTGACCCTTTGAACCCATCGTGATACGGGGTAATAAAGCTACTAGCCTTCAAGTCAAATGaaattaacttaaaattaaCATGGTAAAATAAGGAACGAGAGTAGACACATAAGTatacaataaaataataaagtgttttttttttttcttttgtgcgtgTGTTTAGTAGCGCCAGGTGTAATGACACGAAAGGTATAGTATAGAGGACATCAAGGCCCGTCATCCGGTCAAGTGCAGCCTCAGAACTTAGCGACCGTGCAATGATTACAGAGCGCTACGCAATGCAAATGATGCTCGGCCACCTGTTTTAATTATATCTTCctctattattatttgatttccttCCCGCTGTTGTTTGAattgaggaagaaaaaaaaggcataaTAGACAATGGCACGTATAGTCATTCCGTCATGGCAGTGCACGCATCACAGTGCAATTTCGGAGCAATGGGGTTCAGAGACCGATTCGAGGAAGTTTGAAATtccctttctatttttttattttctggcgTATTCGGCAAGATGTGGGCTCCGTTATGAAATGACAGAATGGACGCGTGTTTTCACATCCATTGTGCTGAGCAATTTTTTACAAATGATGCCAATCACGGAGCAGAGCTAGAGAGGGAACGGTACAAAATTAGGAGGACACCATTCAACGGAACACAGGTATTCTAACGAACGAATTTCCCAAGGGAACTAGCGGCGCACGCTTTCAATGATCATCCGCTATAAAAATCCACACGGTTTGTTTACAGCCTATACAATCTGTAGTTTGTGTAGACCGTACAACATGTTTTGGACAAGTATTCTTTCATTAGAATCACCGGTAAAATGGAAAGGATTCGTGTGTCGTGGTTTCAGACCAGAACCTCAGCAATGAATTTTGCAATATCTTAAAagggtatttttaatttaatcaaataaacaaacaaaaacaaaaaaactatcgATTTTGTGGTCGATAACTCTAATACAAATTGTACGATGATTCGAAATTTATAATCAAAACTCAATGGTAAATTGGTAATATTTGAATAAGGTTACCACAACCCTcgacattttaattaaaaggtTTTGAtttaatataaaatttaattcaagtcAAATTCTTTCTTACCTGTATTAATAGAATCCCAGTAAACGTAGCCTTTCTTCAAAGCAGGACTGTTGTCCCAGCGTGAATTATCAAAGCGAATCTTGTTAAAACGTCCGCTCTTCTTGACGATTGCCACCCAACTGTGAGGAGCAACTTTACTTCGGCTGGTTGTCTTCCATTCCcaactcctttttattttccatcgataaaaaaaaatctgctaTTGTACAACCAAgccacaagagagaaaaaagggaaaagaaacagCGGCAAAACTATTGGTAGAGCACGACACAAACAGGCACACATACTACACACTTTGGGGTCTTTCACACATTTCTCAAGGACGAAAAAAACCTATAGTGCTCGACGGCAGCTGTCCTGCTGCTCTTCTCGTGTCAGCAATGCTCTTAgtcttctttttgaaaaaatagataaaataaaaataaaaccgaGAAGGAGCAAAGAGAACTTCATCAAGTTGGTCGGTGTATTCTCACG
The sequence above is drawn from the Daphnia pulicaria isolate SC F1-1A chromosome 1, SC_F0-13Bv2, whole genome shotgun sequence genome and encodes:
- the LOC124337148 gene encoding prolyl 4-hydroxylase subunit alpha-2-like, translated to MGPIFLIITTLLVILGTRPVSGDMFSASADLANTFRLEQKVVNVLGELVAQTEAKLSIIRHYLEDYQSVVEEKAASEEEFIERVAGNPIHAYRLMKRLYFDWQTVEKEIKADNWRTYCVLVNNDRRSATVGTRSHGGEISERRGFLRCLQDTYELNMTQLARGNLWGRQTRAELTAQDCLFMGKHAFNAGAYARAVEWFEESYILAGLENNKTIRQDQVMEFIQHAINMHDDTLQQTKQRKPMAVLSHTNSFDLPLRERPAVVQRSEIIRSRKYNLGKHISDQDDASNFNALCRGERLLNDKLLAELKCWYDTRHQFYFLLMPIKIEQHSFEPAIYTFHDVLSDEEIETIKELAKPLLARSMVQGKLGVGHEVSNVRTSKTAWLPEGLHPLLNRLSRRIGLITGLKTDPIRDEAELLQVANYGIGGHYSPHHDYLMKDKADFEAKKKYMHHRELQAGDRIATFMFYLNDVERGGSTAFPRAGVAVKPVKGGAAFWYNLKRSGKPDPLTLHGACPVLLGHKWVSNKWIRETAQTFNRRCLLDANQ